AGACTTAAGATGATCTTATATCTATGAGGGGCGTTTCTAGTCCATTTGACAAAAATCATCTCATTTTTTTCCTCAATTAGCTTCATAGCGCGCTCACAAAGCTTATGATGAACGGTTACGTGATGATCGGTTCTAAAGCCCATGATATCATCGCCTCTTTTTGGATTGCAACAGTAATCAAACTCTACACTGCTTATTTTATGGTTTGAATAGATAACTATATGATCAAATTTCTGCTTTCTAACAAGATATTTATCGGTTAGAGCAAGAGCAAACGGACGATCTTTTTTGATATATTTCTTAAGCGCATTTACTACATCTTGAAGATATACAGAGTCGTAAGCTGCCCTAAATACCCTTTTTGTCATCTTTTCGCTCTCAAGCCAGACAAGTATTCTATTAGTTGATACGCCAAAAATTCCGCTTAAAATTTCAAGTGCTACGATATTATTTATATCTTTGATTTTTTGCTTGCAAAGAGACCTTATAGTAGCCTTTGCTTTGCCGGTTTTTACACTATTAAGCCAAGAACAACGATATTTAGGCTCATCTCCAGTTACGATATTTACTATATCTCCATTTTTTAGCTCGGTTAGAAGCGAAACTCTAATACGGTTTACGTAAGCCTCTTTAGCATGCAGTCCTATCTCGGTGTGAATCTCATAGGCATAATCGAGCGCTGTAGCACCTCTAGGGAGTGTAAATATATCCCCCTTTGGCGAATATACAGCAATATCTTCCACATACAAACTATCTTTTGCATATTCATAAAGCTCTTCAGGATTATTTTCACCCTCATTTTGCATACCGATATCGCTTAGCCAATCAAGCTTAGGGTTTAAAAATCCTCCGCTTTTATACTTCCAATGGGCTGCAACTCCGTATTCTGCTGTTTTATGCATATCAAAGGTGCGAATTTGAACTTCAAATATGCTTTTGTTATCAAAAATCGTAGTATGTATAGTCTGATATCCATTTTGTTTAGGAAGTGCGATATAGTCCTTAAATCTTGATATAAGAGGGTTAAAATTTATATGTAAAAGCCCGAGTGCCAAATAACAATCCTGAGGCTCTCTAACTAAAATTCTAGCCGCAAGAAGGTCTAAAACCTCCTCTATGGATATTCCTTTTCTTTGCATCTTAAGGTAGATCGAATAGTGATGTTTAACACGCTTTTGTATATCGAAGCTACTTTCATTAAAGCCGTTTTGAAGCAGAATTTGACTGATCTTTTCTATAAATGAATTTAGCTTTAGCTGAAGCTCTTGTTTATGCTCATCTACATATTTGTCTATTTTTTTATACTCTTCAGGAAGCGCATACTTAAAGCTCATGTCCTCAAGTATATTTTTTATAGAAGAGATTCCCAATCTGTGAGCAATAGGCGCATAAACCATAAGTGTTTCTTCGGCGATTCGCTTTTGCTTTTCAGGTCTTAAGGCTTCAAGAGTTAGCATATTATGAAGTCTATCACAAAGCTTTACTACAAGCACTCGCACATCTTCAATAGAGACTAAAAGCATCTTTCTAAATGTCATTGCAGAGGCTGCCAATCGCTCATTTGACTCAGAGCTTGCTAACTTATCCTCTCTTATAGCTACAATTTTAGTAAGCCCCTCTACAAGCTTAGCCACCTCTTCGCCAAACTCTTCTCTAACAGTTTCAGTAGAGCAATCCGTATCTTCTACTACGTCATGCAATAGAGCAGATATTATCATACTCTCATCACCACCCATATGAGCTACGATAGAAGATACCAGTATAGGATGTATCGCGTAAGGCTCTCCACTTTTTCTAAACTGCCCGGCATGGAAAGTTATGCAACAAGAAATAGCCTTTTCTATGTTTGGCGTAATATTACAAAGAGAGACTAAAATCTCTCTAGCACTGGATACATCCTTGCAAACAACTATATCGTCAATTAGTTGTTCTAAAAAAATTCCGTTATTTTGTTGCTTCAACGATAGCCTCTAGACTGATCTTTCCTTCAGCGATTTCGCAAAGTGCAATATCTGCAAATTTCATCTTGCTTGTATCGATATCAAGCAGACTTTTAGCCCCGGCAGCCAAAGCCTCGGCACGTTTTGCAACTACCAAAGATAGCTTATACCTATCGTCTCCAACTGTTTTTAATGCTTTTGCTGCTACCTCTTCTATTCTCATTATTTCTCCTTGATTGTATTTAATTTTTTACTACCGAACAAAGTGCGTTTTCATCGCCTTTTATAATACTTAATAAATTTCCATCCTTAAACATATTGCAAACCAAAATCGGTAGAGAGTTATCTTTAGCGAGTGCTATGGCGGTATCGTCCATAACCTTAATATTATCACTCATCGCAAGTTCGTAGTTTAGCTCTTTTAAAAGCTTAGCATCATCAAATTTCTTAGGATCTTTATCATATACCCCGTCAACTTTTGTGGCCTTAATAATCATATCAGCATCTATTTCGATAGCTCTAAGAGTGGCGGCGGTATCTGTTGTAAAAAACGGATTTCCAGTTCCTGCTGCAAATATGACCACGCGACCCTTTTCAAGATGTCTTTGTGCTCGTCCTACGATAAATGTTTCACAGATAGCTTCCATCTTTATGGCACTTTGCACGCGCACGCTAAGGCCAGCTTTTTCTAGCGCTTCTCTCATCGCAATTGAGTTTATAACAGTAGCAAGCATGCCCATATGATCACCGCTTGTTCTTTTTATAATTCCGTCTCTTGCGGCGCTAACGCCTCTTATAATATTGCCTCCGCCTATTACTATGCCTACTTCGACACTATTTTCTACAAGCTCTTTTATCTGTTTGGCTATAAATTTTAAAACTAAATTATCTATACCAAACCCGCTATCTCCTGCTAATGCTTCGCCTGAAAATTTGACTAAAATTCGCTTTTTACGCTCCATAAATTCTCCTTAAAATTTAAGCATTTTAGCAAAAAAGTGTTTAAATTCTGCTAATCTTTTATCTCAAATATCTATTTAAGAGTTATCATTTCAAGAGGATCTATGTGGTAATTTTTTTGAGTTACTTCAAATGTTAGATCTTGTGATACCCGCCCTATCACATAACCTTTTTGGACCTTTGTGCCAACTTTTACAGTAGGCGCTATCTGACTAAGATGCGCGTATATAGTATGAATCCCGTTTGCATTTTCTATGATTACAACCTTATCTAGCATAGCCGTATCCTTTGCAAATACAACCTTGCCATTTAGCACGCTTTTTACCTTTGCGTCCGGGATTTTAGAGCTTAATACAACAGACTCATTAAAAATTTTAATATCATATATAGGATCAATATAATTTCCAAATTTTTGCTTAACGGTAAAACTATCAAGAGGAGCTATTGTCTTTTCTCCACTATATTTTTTTACTAAACTTGCCTGATAGCTTGAACCTACCTGTTTAACAGAACCGTTAGTTTTTTCTTCTTTAGTATCTTTGTCTTTTTTATGTTTTTTATCCTTTTTGGATTTTTCAGCCTCTTTTTGCTCTGCTAACCTCTTTGCCTCTTCAACCTCTTGTCTTGCGACTATTTTAAGCTCCTCTAGAGTCTTTCTTATCTCTTTTTGCTGCTCTTGAATCATAGATAATTTTTTAGAATAGCTCTGCCTATCTTGCTTTAAATTAGCCACGGTCTTAGACTGTTCACTTTGAAGCAACGCAAGCTCTGTTCGCTTTTGTTTATATGTTTTTAAATCAGCCTGTATATTTTGTATCTTATCATTTTGATCTTTGATTGAATTTGTGGTCTTTTCATAATCCTTAACTAAATTTTTAAAATCATCTTTTATCACACTATTTAAATTAGCCAAAATTTCAGTTGCAATTATGCTCTCATTGCTATCCTCATACTCTTTTGGTGCGATAAGATCAAATGCAAAGTGATCTGATATTATACGTATCATATTTTGTTCTATAAGTCTTTGATTTTGTAAGAGTTCGCTATTTTGCTCATTTAGCTTTTTAAGTTCGCTATTTGCGCTGCTTGCACTGTTTTCAAGCTCTGCAATTTGAGCTAATAACTCCTTCATTTTAGAATCTATCTTCTCTAGTTCAGACTCTCCATACTTGATGTCTTTGGCTAGGTCATCTAATTTTTTATTTAGCTTACTTGCTATTTGGTTTGAAAGTTGCAAAGATGACGTCTG
This Campylobacter sp. RM16192 DNA region includes the following protein-coding sequences:
- the pyrH gene encoding UMP kinase, with amino-acid sequence MERKKRILVKFSGEALAGDSGFGIDNLVLKFIAKQIKELVENSVEVGIVIGGGNIIRGVSAARDGIIKRTSGDHMGMLATVINSIAMREALEKAGLSVRVQSAIKMEAICETFIVGRAQRHLEKGRVVIFAAGTGNPFFTTDTAATLRAIEIDADMIIKATKVDGVYDKDPKKFDDAKLLKELNYELAMSDNIKVMDDTAIALAKDNSLPILVCNMFKDGNLLSIIKGDENALCSVVKN
- a CDS encoding murein hydrolase activator EnvC family protein codes for the protein MKILLFLLFFLGASFCASTDDKIKVQTSSLQLSNQIASKLNKKLDDLAKDIKYGESELEKIDSKMKELLAQIAELENSASSANSELKKLNEQNSELLQNQRLIEQNMIRIISDHFAFDLIAPKEYEDSNESIIATEILANLNSVIKDDFKNLVKDYEKTTNSIKDQNDKIQNIQADLKTYKQKRTELALLQSEQSKTVANLKQDRQSYSKKLSMIQEQQKEIRKTLEELKIVARQEVEEAKRLAEQKEAEKSKKDKKHKKDKDTKEEKTNGSVKQVGSSYQASLVKKYSGEKTIAPLDSFTVKQKFGNYIDPIYDIKIFNESVVLSSKIPDAKVKSVLNGKVVFAKDTAMLDKVVIIENANGIHTIYAHLSQIAPTVKVGTKVQKGYVIGRVSQDLTFEVTQKNYHIDPLEMITLK
- a CDS encoding RelA/SpoT family protein encodes the protein MKQQNNGIFLEQLIDDIVVCKDVSSAREILVSLCNITPNIEKAISCCITFHAGQFRKSGEPYAIHPILVSSIVAHMGGDESMIISALLHDVVEDTDCSTETVREEFGEEVAKLVEGLTKIVAIREDKLASSESNERLAASAMTFRKMLLVSIEDVRVLVVKLCDRLHNMLTLEALRPEKQKRIAEETLMVYAPIAHRLGISSIKNILEDMSFKYALPEEYKKIDKYVDEHKQELQLKLNSFIEKISQILLQNGFNESSFDIQKRVKHHYSIYLKMQRKGISIEEVLDLLAARILVREPQDCYLALGLLHINFNPLISRFKDYIALPKQNGYQTIHTTIFDNKSIFEVQIRTFDMHKTAEYGVAAHWKYKSGGFLNPKLDWLSDIGMQNEGENNPEELYEYAKDSLYVEDIAVYSPKGDIFTLPRGATALDYAYEIHTEIGLHAKEAYVNRIRVSLLTELKNGDIVNIVTGDEPKYRCSWLNSVKTGKAKATIRSLCKQKIKDINNIVALEILSGIFGVSTNRILVWLESEKMTKRVFRAAYDSVYLQDVVNALKKYIKKDRPFALALTDKYLVRKQKFDHIVIYSNHKISSVEFDYCCNPKRGDDIMGFRTDHHVTVHHKLCERAMKLIEEKNEMIFVKWTRNAPHRYKIILSLENRRGSLAEFLTYIARLQVDLVTITLSEANDIAADVFNLTIELNENLDVNEIKDRLRDRYKIMEFVSLDDAYN
- a CDS encoding DNA-directed RNA polymerase subunit omega, whose product is MRIEEVAAKALKTVGDDRYKLSLVVAKRAEALAAGAKSLLDIDTSKMKFADIALCEIAEGKISLEAIVEATK